A DNA window from Kitasatospora atroaurantiaca contains the following coding sequences:
- a CDS encoding ammonium transporter, protein MLLADSTAGLDTGDTAWLLASTALVLLMTPGLALFYGGMVRTKSVLNMIMMSFVSIAVVTVVWLLAGYSLAFGEDAGGWGLIGRLDHLGMAGITPASLTGHVPTLLFATFQLTFAIITAALISGAIADRAKFGSWVAFTAVWTLLVYVPVAHWVFAPGGWILSKLGALDFAGGTVVEVNCGASGLALALLLGPRIGFRKEAMRPHSLPLVLLGAGLLWFGWFGFNAGSALGANGMAAAALLNTQAAGCTGLLGWLLVEKRRDGHATTLGAASGAVAGLVAITPSCGSVDLLGALVVGLAAGVVCSYAVSWKFRFGFDDSLDVVGVHFVAGVIGTVLIGVFATATMTGGVAGLLHGGGLGQSGKQLVAVLVVAVYAFVVTYGIGKAIDRVMGFRAPAEDELTGLDLAVHAETAYDHGVLGHGTAAHATVLAHSSDKAPAL, encoded by the coding sequence ATGCTCCTCGCTGACTCGACGGCCGGACTCGACACCGGCGACACCGCCTGGCTGCTGGCCAGCACGGCCCTGGTCCTGCTGATGACCCCGGGCCTCGCGCTGTTCTACGGCGGCATGGTCCGCACCAAGAGCGTGCTCAACATGATCATGATGAGCTTCGTCTCGATCGCCGTGGTGACCGTGGTCTGGCTGCTGGCCGGCTACTCGCTGGCCTTCGGCGAGGACGCCGGGGGCTGGGGCCTGATCGGCCGCCTCGACCACCTCGGGATGGCCGGGATCACCCCGGCAAGCCTCACCGGCCACGTGCCGACCCTGCTCTTCGCCACTTTCCAGCTGACCTTCGCGATCATCACCGCCGCGCTGATCAGCGGCGCCATCGCGGACCGTGCCAAGTTCGGTTCCTGGGTGGCTTTCACGGCCGTCTGGACGCTGCTGGTGTACGTGCCGGTCGCGCACTGGGTCTTCGCGCCGGGCGGCTGGATCCTCTCGAAGCTCGGTGCACTGGACTTCGCCGGCGGCACCGTGGTCGAGGTCAACTGCGGTGCCAGCGGCCTCGCGCTGGCCCTGCTGCTCGGCCCGCGCATCGGCTTCCGGAAGGAGGCCATGCGCCCGCACAGTCTGCCGCTGGTGCTGCTCGGCGCGGGCCTGCTCTGGTTCGGCTGGTTCGGTTTCAACGCCGGATCCGCGCTCGGCGCCAACGGCATGGCCGCGGCCGCCCTGCTCAACACCCAGGCGGCGGGCTGCACCGGCCTGCTCGGCTGGCTGCTGGTCGAGAAGCGCCGCGACGGCCATGCCACCACGCTGGGCGCCGCCTCCGGAGCGGTGGCCGGACTGGTCGCCATCACCCCCTCCTGCGGCAGCGTCGACCTGCTCGGCGCGCTGGTCGTCGGCCTGGCCGCCGGGGTGGTCTGTTCGTACGCCGTCAGCTGGAAGTTCCGTTTCGGCTTCGACGACTCGCTGGACGTGGTCGGCGTGCACTTCGTGGCCGGGGTCATCGGCACGGTGCTGATCGGGGTCTTCGCGACCGCGACCATGACGGGTGGGGTGGCCGGGCTGCTGCACGGCGGCGGTCTCGGGCAGAGCGGCAAGCAGCTCGTCGCGGTCCTGGTGGTCGCCGTGTACGCCTTCGTGGTGACGTACGGGATCGGGAAGGCGATCGACCGGGTGATGGGCTTCCGGGCCCCTGCCGAGGACGAACTGACCGGCCTGGACCTCGCCGTGCACGCCGAGACCGCGTACGATCACGGCGTCCTGGGCCATGGCACCGCGGCCCACGCCACCGTGCTCGCGCACTCGTCCGACAAGGCCCCCGCGCTATGA
- a CDS encoding alpha/beta hydrolase: protein MQSQPTRTRAVLAGATVLLLSAALAACGSEGGRPSTDAKAAGASGGASASAAQSSSAPPKPSKVLMPTGPAADLRKVRDTAAGPIMMTTVTGAKSGVTGKVWVWLPPEYNDPKYAKHGFPVLTLYAGGQSAGYNTWTDNQLPIQEADAQLSKQGKAHPFIMIMPVQNLDSNESRALECSDIPGQPRIGTWMSQDIPDFVRANFRTVKGRDGWGVMGASTGAFCSAKLAMQHPEVFKAAVPIDGYFNPDSPLWKGHETERLANSPDVLVAQSKADVRMLATSGGANAYETKLVKNWVAKAGAPLTVDYYEQPGGKHLTSDFKKMIPYTLEWLTKSLAGPEAD, encoded by the coding sequence GTGCAGTCGCAGCCCACCCGCACCCGTGCCGTCCTCGCCGGTGCCACCGTGCTCCTCCTGTCCGCCGCCCTCGCGGCCTGCGGCAGTGAGGGCGGCAGGCCGAGCACCGATGCGAAGGCCGCCGGGGCCTCCGGCGGTGCGAGCGCGTCGGCCGCGCAGAGCAGCAGCGCGCCACCCAAGCCCTCCAAGGTGCTGATGCCCACCGGTCCGGCCGCCGACCTCCGCAAGGTCCGTGACACGGCGGCCGGGCCGATCATGATGACCACCGTGACCGGCGCGAAGTCCGGTGTCACCGGCAAGGTCTGGGTCTGGCTGCCGCCCGAGTACAACGACCCGAAGTACGCGAAGCACGGCTTCCCCGTGCTCACCCTCTACGCGGGCGGCCAGAGCGCGGGCTACAACACCTGGACGGACAACCAGCTGCCCATCCAGGAGGCCGACGCGCAGCTGTCCAAGCAGGGCAAGGCGCACCCGTTCATCATGATCATGCCGGTGCAGAACCTGGACTCCAACGAGTCCAGGGCCCTGGAGTGCAGCGACATCCCCGGCCAGCCCAGGATCGGCACCTGGATGTCCCAGGACATCCCCGACTTCGTCCGGGCCAACTTCCGTACGGTGAAGGGACGCGACGGCTGGGGCGTGATGGGTGCCTCCACCGGTGCCTTCTGCAGCGCCAAGCTCGCGATGCAGCACCCCGAGGTGTTCAAGGCCGCGGTGCCGATCGACGGCTACTTCAACCCGGACTCCCCGCTCTGGAAGGGCCACGAGACCGAGCGCCTCGCCAACAGCCCGGACGTCCTGGTCGCCCAGAGCAAGGCCGACGTGCGGATGCTGGCCACCTCGGGCGGCGCCAACGCGTACGAGACCAAGCTGGTCAAGAACTGGGTCGCCAAGGCGGGGGCCCCGCTCACCGTCGACTACTACGAGCAGCCCGGCGGCAAGCACCTCACCTCGGACTTCAAGAAGATGATCCCGTACACCCTCGAGTGGCTCACCAAGAGCCTGGCGGGGCCGGAGGCCGACTGA
- a CDS encoding glycoside hydrolase family 64 protein produces MTKLFRMLSALLLLCGALLGAVTPAAQAAADYTQGVNPAGTGQVQFWFEPTTPAALVDVHYLVNGAGQQNFRMDSAAGTWTKTVGSLPSGAALDYWFTYEKSGPLHDTPHFAYTVGTGGGTPPPGGGGGGGGTGSFPVTFQNNTRGTWSNSQVYVLVLGMATPGQWSYLKPDGTLKHISHLDESAPGHLTKNGRNYAAMSFSLAQASTVTIPARLEGARMYLSVGSPMYIPISPDDAGWGGPDLLNPADPNRDVYFDWYEFTYWYGVVPFGGNTTQVDMFGFPVTARLEQTATGYDQTVGITLTRDQVRSQYNSAVGAAFRPLVDAYRIVAPRTSALFRPGGAQAGYLQSAIDQAWNQYTANQFTLTRLNQTFTGRVVNGRLRFTKDGAGPFYLAKPTTTADVMACSGALASAGMATVELELGAEFCAAFNRGVALDTAQWYTPSAYFPAGAKNDYAGFFHSVGLGHRAYGFAYDDVNDQSSVKILPNANPPSRLTIGIGW; encoded by the coding sequence ATGACCAAGCTCTTCCGCATGCTGTCCGCCCTGCTGCTCCTCTGCGGTGCGCTGTTGGGAGCCGTGACCCCGGCGGCGCAGGCCGCCGCGGACTACACCCAGGGCGTCAACCCCGCGGGCACCGGCCAGGTCCAGTTCTGGTTCGAGCCCACCACCCCGGCCGCGCTGGTCGACGTGCACTACCTGGTCAACGGCGCCGGCCAGCAGAACTTCCGGATGGACAGCGCCGCGGGCACCTGGACCAAGACCGTCGGCAGCCTCCCCTCCGGCGCCGCCCTCGACTACTGGTTCACGTACGAGAAGTCCGGCCCGCTCCACGACACCCCGCACTTCGCCTACACCGTCGGCACGGGTGGCGGCACCCCGCCGCCGGGCGGTGGCGGTGGTGGCGGCGGTACGGGCAGCTTCCCGGTGACCTTCCAGAACAACACCCGCGGCACCTGGTCCAACAGTCAGGTGTACGTGCTGGTCCTCGGCATGGCCACGCCAGGGCAGTGGTCGTACCTCAAGCCCGACGGGACGCTGAAGCACATCAGCCACCTGGACGAGAGCGCGCCCGGCCACCTCACCAAGAACGGTCGCAACTACGCCGCGATGTCCTTCTCACTGGCCCAGGCCTCGACGGTGACCATCCCCGCGCGGCTGGAGGGCGCGCGGATGTACCTCTCGGTCGGCTCGCCGATGTACATCCCGATCTCGCCCGACGACGCGGGCTGGGGCGGCCCCGACCTGCTCAACCCCGCCGACCCCAACCGCGACGTGTACTTCGACTGGTACGAGTTCACCTACTGGTACGGGGTGGTCCCGTTCGGCGGCAACACCACCCAGGTGGACATGTTCGGCTTCCCGGTCACCGCCCGGCTGGAGCAGACTGCGACGGGCTACGACCAGACCGTCGGCATCACGCTCACCCGCGACCAGGTCCGCTCCCAGTACAACTCGGCGGTCGGTGCGGCCTTCCGGCCGCTCGTCGACGCGTACCGGATCGTCGCCCCGCGCACCTCGGCACTGTTCCGCCCCGGAGGCGCCCAGGCCGGTTACCTCCAGTCAGCCATCGACCAGGCCTGGAACCAGTACACGGCCAACCAGTTCACCCTGACCCGGCTGAACCAGACCTTCACCGGCCGGGTGGTGAACGGGCGGCTCCGGTTCACCAAGGACGGCGCGGGCCCGTTCTACCTGGCCAAGCCCACCACCACCGCCGACGTGATGGCCTGCTCCGGCGCCCTGGCCTCGGCCGGAATGGCCACCGTGGAGCTGGAGTTGGGCGCCGAGTTCTGCGCCGCCTTCAACCGGGGCGTCGCACTCGACACCGCGCAGTGGTACACCCCGAGCGCGTACTTCCCGGCCGGCGCGAAGAACGACTACGCGGGCTTCTTCCACTCCGTGGGCCTCGGGCACCGCGCGTACGGCTTCGCCTACGACGACGTGAACGACCAGAGCTCGGTGAAGATCCTGCCGAACGCCAACCCGCCGAGCAGGCTGACCATCGGCATCGGCTGGTAG
- a CDS encoding glycoside hydrolase family 16 protein, translated as MRFRPRIRHLFTALGLVGLLAGGLAGQLDAHATVPSPTGWTQVFGDDFTGPAGSGINTANWRYTTGTSYPGGPAGFGTGEVETMTADTTNVALDGAGNLRITPVRNGAGQWTSGRIETNRADFQPPAGGKLRVEARLQMPNVTGAAAKGYWPAFWMLGSPYRGNYWNWPGVGEIDIMENVQGINNEWATMHCGTSPGGPCNEKSGIGGQRVCTPGTCQSGFHTYGVEWDRSTSPEQVRFYLDGVQFHTVTAAQMDAGTWAAATNHGFFIILNVAMGGEFPAAFGGGPDGGTASGVPMVVDYVGVWQAGPGSSPTPTPTPTPTGSPTGTPPPGSRDAYSQIQAESYNDQSGTAVETCSEGGQDIGSLANGDWALYRGVNFGSTPATQFVARAASGAAGGVSGLVEVRLDSRAGAPIGSFAIANTGGWQSWRTVPANVTAVTGTHDVYLTFTSGQPADYVNLNWFDFGH; from the coding sequence ATGCGGTTCAGACCACGCATACGCCATCTGTTCACCGCTCTCGGGCTCGTCGGCCTCCTGGCAGGCGGGCTGGCCGGGCAGTTGGACGCCCACGCCACCGTCCCGTCACCGACCGGCTGGACGCAGGTCTTCGGTGACGACTTCACCGGCCCGGCAGGATCCGGCATCAACACCGCCAACTGGCGCTACACCACCGGCACTTCCTACCCGGGCGGCCCGGCCGGCTTCGGCACCGGCGAGGTCGAGACGATGACGGCCGACACGACCAACGTCGCCCTGGACGGTGCCGGCAATCTGAGGATCACCCCGGTCCGCAACGGCGCCGGGCAGTGGACCTCGGGCCGGATCGAGACCAACCGCGCCGACTTCCAGCCCCCGGCCGGCGGCAAGCTGCGGGTCGAGGCCCGGCTTCAGATGCCGAACGTCACCGGGGCGGCCGCCAAGGGCTACTGGCCGGCCTTCTGGATGCTCGGCTCCCCCTACCGGGGCAACTACTGGAACTGGCCCGGTGTCGGCGAGATCGACATCATGGAGAACGTCCAGGGCATCAACAACGAGTGGGCCACCATGCACTGCGGCACCAGCCCCGGCGGCCCCTGCAACGAGAAGAGCGGCATCGGCGGGCAGCGCGTCTGCACCCCGGGCACCTGCCAGAGCGGATTCCACACGTACGGGGTGGAGTGGGACCGCAGCACCAGCCCGGAGCAGGTGCGCTTCTACCTCGACGGGGTGCAGTTCCACACCGTCACCGCCGCCCAGATGGACGCCGGGACGTGGGCCGCGGCGACGAACCACGGCTTCTTCATCATCCTGAACGTCGCCATGGGCGGCGAGTTCCCGGCAGCCTTCGGCGGCGGACCGGACGGCGGCACTGCCTCGGGTGTGCCGATGGTCGTCGACTACGTGGGCGTCTGGCAGGCGGGGCCCGGCAGTTCGCCCACGCCGACGCCTACTCCTACCCCCACGGGTAGCCCGACCGGCACCCCGCCCCCGGGCAGCCGGGACGCCTACAGCCAGATCCAGGCGGAGTCGTACAACGACCAGAGCGGCACGGCCGTCGAGACCTGCAGCGAGGGCGGCCAGGACATCGGCTCCCTGGCCAACGGCGACTGGGCGCTGTACCGGGGCGTCAACTTCGGCAGCACGCCCGCCACGCAGTTCGTGGCCCGGGCCGCCAGTGGAGCCGCGGGCGGGGTCAGCGGGTTGGTGGAGGTCCGGCTGGACAGCCGTGCCGGCGCGCCGATCGGCTCGTTCGCCATCGCCAACACCGGTGGCTGGCAGAGCTGGAGGACCGTCCCGGCGAACGTCACCGCCGTGACCGGGACGCACGACGTGTACCTCACCTTCACCAGCGGTCAGCCGGCCGACTACGTCAACCTCAACTGGTTCGACTTCGGGCACTGA
- a CDS encoding SDR family oxidoreductase, with the protein MSQQVAVVTGAGTGVGRAVALELAAAGWQLVLAGRRAEPLQETASLAGGAAGGAAVVPTDVTDPAAVDALFTEAAERFGRVDLLFNNAGTFGAPTPVEDLAYDDWRAVVDLNLTGAFLCAQAAFRLMKRQDPQGGRIINNGSISAHVPRPQSIAYTATKHAVTGLTKSLSLDGRPYRIACGQIDIGNAATDMTAAMSVGVRQADGRIAPEPTMDVGDVARTVRHMAELPLEANIQFATVMATTMPYIGRG; encoded by the coding sequence ATGTCGCAGCAGGTCGCAGTCGTCACCGGAGCCGGTACGGGCGTGGGGCGCGCCGTGGCACTGGAGCTTGCGGCCGCCGGCTGGCAGCTGGTCCTCGCCGGACGCCGGGCCGAGCCGCTGCAGGAGACGGCATCCCTGGCGGGCGGCGCAGCGGGCGGCGCAGCCGTCGTGCCGACCGACGTCACCGACCCGGCCGCCGTCGACGCCCTCTTCACCGAGGCGGCCGAGCGCTTCGGCCGGGTCGACCTGCTCTTCAACAACGCCGGCACCTTCGGCGCCCCGACCCCGGTCGAGGACCTCGCCTACGACGACTGGCGCGCCGTGGTGGACCTCAACCTGACCGGCGCCTTCCTGTGTGCGCAGGCCGCATTCCGGCTGATGAAGCGTCAGGACCCGCAGGGCGGGCGGATCATCAACAACGGCTCGATCTCGGCCCACGTCCCGCGCCCGCAGAGCATCGCGTACACGGCGACCAAGCACGCCGTCACCGGGCTCACCAAGTCGCTCTCGCTGGACGGCCGGCCTTACCGCATCGCCTGCGGCCAGATCGACATCGGCAACGCGGCCACCGACATGACGGCGGCGATGAGCGTCGGCGTCCGGCAGGCCGACGGGCGGATCGCGCCCGAGCCGACCATGGACGTGGGCGACGTCGCCCGCACCGTGCGGCACATGGCGGAGCTGCCCCTGGAGGCCAACATCCAGTTCGCCACCGTGATGGCGACCACGATGCCGTACATCGGACGCGGCTGA
- a CDS encoding SigE family RNA polymerase sigma factor, whose protein sequence is MTSTAVRIVGDNRMDEALAFEEFASTRARRLFQVAYLMCGDWHQAQDLVQTTLAKMFSVWGRLRRGQDEPGLDAYARKVLLRTYLSQKRLRRSTEIVAAELPEPAAAPGDGSDLRLTLTAALRQLPPRNRAVVVLRYLEDNSIEAVAETLGISTSAVKSLNTRSLAKLRDILGEDREFLFHS, encoded by the coding sequence GTGACGTCGACAGCAGTACGGATCGTGGGGGACAACCGGATGGACGAGGCACTCGCCTTCGAGGAGTTCGCGAGTACCAGGGCACGCCGGCTGTTCCAGGTCGCCTACCTGATGTGCGGCGACTGGCACCAGGCACAGGACCTGGTGCAGACCACGCTCGCGAAGATGTTCTCCGTCTGGGGCCGCCTGCGGCGCGGCCAGGACGAGCCCGGCCTGGACGCCTACGCCCGCAAGGTCCTGCTGCGTACCTACCTCTCCCAGAAACGGCTGCGCCGCTCGACCGAGATCGTCGCCGCCGAGCTGCCGGAGCCTGCGGCGGCGCCCGGCGACGGCAGCGACCTCCGGCTCACCCTGACCGCCGCGCTGCGGCAACTGCCGCCGCGCAACCGGGCGGTGGTGGTCCTGCGCTACCTGGAGGACAACAGCATCGAGGCCGTGGCCGAGACGCTGGGCATCTCCACCAGCGCCGTGAAGAGTCTCAACACCCGCTCTCTGGCCAAGTTGCGGGACATCCTGGGCGAGGACCGCGAGTTCCTCTTCCACTCCTGA
- a CDS encoding carbohydrate-binding module family 20 domain-containing protein: MVTTAPARRRARATVALGASAALALSIGTGLSLAPTAQASPPSTKDVTATLFEWKFDSVAKACTDTLGPKGYGFVEVSPPQEHIQGSQWWTSYQPVSYKIAGRLGDRTSFQNMVNTCHTAGVKVIADSVINHMSAGSGTGTGGTNYTKYNYPGYYQDQDFHSCRTAISNYGDRSNVQNCELVNLADLDTGSTYVQQTIANYLSDLLTLGVDGFRIDAAKHIAASDLSAIKSKMSNPSAYWVQEVIYGAGEPIQPSEYTGTGDVDEFRSGTWLKSAFNGGKISDLSTWGSGLLASGQARTFVDNWDTERNGSTLNYKYGNSYTLANVFMLAYPYGSPNVYSGYAFSSNDDGPPSGGTVNACYSDGWNCTHAWQPVANMVGFRNAVSGTGLTNWWSNGNNAIAFGRGSKGYVAINHESGSITQTFQTSLPAGSYCDVEHGDPISGGGCTGTAYTVGSDGRFTATVGAGDSVALYVGAQGSGTVTTTGASFAVNATTVYGQNIYVVGDNAALGGWDTGKALLLSSASYPVWKLDVTLPAGTAIQYKYIRKDAGGSVTWESGSNRTATVPANGLITLSDTWRN, from the coding sequence GTGGTCACCACTGCACCCGCCCGCAGGCGCGCCCGCGCGACAGTCGCGCTCGGCGCGTCCGCCGCACTCGCGCTCTCGATCGGCACCGGGCTCTCGCTCGCCCCCACCGCTCAGGCCTCCCCGCCGAGCACCAAGGATGTCACCGCCACCCTCTTCGAGTGGAAGTTCGACTCCGTCGCCAAGGCCTGCACCGACACGCTCGGACCCAAGGGCTACGGCTTCGTCGAGGTCTCCCCGCCGCAGGAGCACATCCAGGGCAGCCAGTGGTGGACCTCGTACCAGCCGGTCAGCTACAAGATCGCCGGCCGCCTCGGTGACCGCACCTCCTTCCAGAACATGGTGAACACCTGCCACACCGCGGGCGTCAAGGTGATCGCCGACTCGGTGATCAACCACATGTCGGCCGGCTCCGGCACGGGCACCGGCGGGACCAACTACACCAAGTACAACTACCCCGGGTACTACCAGGACCAGGACTTCCACTCCTGCCGTACCGCGATCAGCAACTACGGCGACCGCTCCAACGTGCAGAACTGCGAGCTGGTCAACCTCGCCGACCTCGACACCGGCAGCACGTACGTCCAGCAGACCATCGCCAACTACCTCAGCGACCTGCTGACCCTCGGCGTGGACGGCTTCCGGATCGACGCGGCCAAGCACATCGCCGCCTCCGACCTGTCCGCGATCAAGTCGAAGATGAGCAACCCCAGCGCGTACTGGGTGCAGGAGGTCATCTACGGCGCCGGCGAGCCGATCCAGCCGAGCGAGTACACCGGCACCGGTGACGTGGACGAGTTCCGCTCCGGCACCTGGCTGAAGAGCGCCTTCAACGGCGGCAAGATCTCCGACCTCTCCACCTGGGGCTCCGGCCTGCTGGCGAGCGGCCAGGCACGCACCTTCGTCGACAACTGGGACACCGAGCGCAACGGCTCGACCCTGAACTACAAGTACGGCAACTCGTACACCCTCGCCAACGTCTTCATGCTCGCGTACCCGTACGGCTCGCCCAACGTGTACTCCGGCTACGCCTTCTCCTCCAACGACGACGGCCCGCCGAGCGGCGGCACCGTCAACGCCTGCTACAGCGACGGCTGGAACTGCACCCACGCCTGGCAGCCGGTCGCCAACATGGTCGGCTTCCGCAATGCGGTCTCGGGCACCGGCCTGACCAACTGGTGGTCCAACGGCAACAACGCGATCGCCTTCGGCCGCGGCAGCAAGGGCTACGTCGCGATCAACCACGAGAGCGGTTCGATCACCCAGACCTTCCAGACCTCGCTCCCGGCCGGCAGCTACTGCGACGTCGAGCACGGCGACCCGATCAGCGGCGGCGGCTGCACCGGCACCGCGTACACGGTCGGATCGGACGGCAGGTTCACCGCCACCGTCGGCGCGGGCGACTCCGTCGCGCTGTACGTCGGCGCACAGGGGAGCGGCACCGTGACGACCACGGGCGCCTCGTTCGCGGTCAACGCGACCACCGTCTACGGCCAGAACATCTACGTGGTCGGCGACAACGCGGCCCTCGGCGGCTGGGACACCGGCAAGGCCCTGCTGCTCTCCTCGGCGAGCTACCCGGTCTGGAAGCTGGACGTGACGCTCCCCGCGGGCACGGCCATCCAGTACAAGTACATCCGCAAGGACGCCGGGGGCTCCGTCACCTGGGAGTCCGGCTCGAACCGCACGGCCACCGTCCCGGCGAACGGGCTGATCACCCTCAGCGACACCTGGCGCAACTGA